A part of Corvus cornix cornix isolate S_Up_H32 chromosome Z, ASM73873v5, whole genome shotgun sequence genomic DNA contains:
- the LOC104685269 gene encoding killer cell lectin-like receptor subfamily G member 1, with product MWPLSAPALCPWWHGLLLIAGGLGQLILLVLVVLLNVRVFQCSLQPAVTSVPQLGSEIQGRNQMEQCMFSSLVQYFCKPRGDSPTAYAGCKLCPQDWQLHGERCYWLSEELGNWTRGMKSCENQDSQLVVLQDKKEKEHIKTIAGKSPPPVWIGLRSHQKAWRWVDNTPFNPKMLGTSLQEMGEGCGTLRAKDFEVYRCDAEHKWVCKKNPFLLCSVTAGDEEKSNASI from the exons atgtgGCCTCTTTCAGCACCTGCCTTGTGTCCATGGTGGCACGGGCTCCTCCTCATAGCCGGTGGGCTGGGGCAACTCATCCTGCTGGTCCTGGTGGTGCTGCTGAATGTGCGGG TTTTTcagtgctccctgcagccagcagtgacaAGCGTTCCACAGCTAGGCAGTGAGATCCAGGGAAGGAACCAGATGGAGCAGTGCATGTTTTCATCCCTGGTGCAGTATTTCTGCAAGCCCCGAGGTGACAGCCCCACAG CCTATGCTGGCTGCAAGCTGTGTCCCCAGGACTGGCAGCTCCACGGGGAGAGATGCTACTGGCTTTCTGAGGAATTGGGAAACTGGACTCGAGGCatgaaaagctgtgaaaatCAGGACTCCCAGCTGGTGGTGCTCCAGGACAAGAAAGAGAAG GAGCACATCAAGACTATTGCAGGCAAAAGCCCACCACCGGTGTGGATTGGACTAAGGTCACATCAGAAGGCATGGAGATGGGTGGACAACACACCTTTCAACCCCAAAAT GCTTGGCACCTCTCTGCAGGAGATGGGTGAAGGGTGCGGGACACTGAGAGCCAAGGACTTCGAAGTTTATAGATGTGATGCTGAACACAAGTGggtttgcaaaaaaaaccctttcctaCTCTGCTCTGTTACAGCAGGAGATGAGGAGAAAAGCAATGCCTCCATCTGA
- the LOC104685166 gene encoding C-type lectin domain family 2 member E-like isoform X1 — translation MEEMRVYSGFLGMERSKRTGHSMEMKPEARVACQVMLAVLFTALFITAITFAVQAFQPHAQPCFQCPFDWIRYRGKCYYFSEVEGNWTSSQDNCSALGASLAILDSMEDLSFVMRYKGISEHWIGLLREDEEQPWQWVNHSLLSQLFQIRGGGLCAYLDDNGLSSSHCSNERSWICNKHELQSSGKGNRMRRPPNLCVSSLGAAGRPSHTQISAAP, via the exons ATGGAGGAAATGAGGGTTTATTCTGGATTTTTGGGCATGGAAAGGAGCAAGAGGACAG GTCACAGCATGGAGATGAAGCCGGAGGCACGTGTTGCCTGCCAGGTGATGCTGGCAGTGCTTTTCACGGCTCTGTTCATCACAGCCATCACTTTTGCAG TGCAGGCTTTTCAGCCTcatgcccagccctgcttccaGTGTCCCTTCGACTGGATCAGGTACAGAGGAAAATGCTACTATTTTTCGGAGGTTGAGGGGAACTGGACATCCAGCCAGGACAACTGCTCAGCCCTAGGTGCTTCCTTGGCCATTCTGGACAGCATGGAGGACTTG agctTTGTCATGAGATACAAAGGCATCTCAGAGCATTGGATTGGTCTTTTGCgggaggatgaggagcagcCGTGGCAATGGGTGAACCACTCACTTCTATCTCAGCT GTTTCAAATCCGTGGTGGTGGGCTCTGTGCTTACCTGGATGACAATGGGCTCAGCTCCTCCCACTGCAGCAATGAGAGGAGCTGGATTTGTAATAAACatgagctgcagagctcaggcaAGGGCAACAGGATGAGACGGCCTCCAAACCTCTGTGTCAGCTCCttgggtgctgcagggaggcCTTCTCACACCCAGATATCTGCTGCACCCTAG
- the LOC104685166 gene encoding C-type lectin domain family 2 member B-like isoform X3, with the protein MEEMRVYSGFLGMERSKRTVQAFQPHAQPCFQCPFDWIRYRGKCYYFSEVEGNWTSSQDNCSALGASLAILDSMEDLSFVMRYKGISEHWIGLLREDEEQPWQWVNHSLLSQLFQIRGGGLCAYLDDNGLSSSHCSNERSWICNKHELQSSGKGNRMRRPPNLCVSSLGAAGRPSHTQISAAP; encoded by the exons ATGGAGGAAATGAGGGTTTATTCTGGATTTTTGGGCATGGAAAGGAGCAAGAGGACAG TGCAGGCTTTTCAGCCTcatgcccagccctgcttccaGTGTCCCTTCGACTGGATCAGGTACAGAGGAAAATGCTACTATTTTTCGGAGGTTGAGGGGAACTGGACATCCAGCCAGGACAACTGCTCAGCCCTAGGTGCTTCCTTGGCCATTCTGGACAGCATGGAGGACTTG agctTTGTCATGAGATACAAAGGCATCTCAGAGCATTGGATTGGTCTTTTGCgggaggatgaggagcagcCGTGGCAATGGGTGAACCACTCACTTCTATCTCAGCT GTTTCAAATCCGTGGTGGTGGGCTCTGTGCTTACCTGGATGACAATGGGCTCAGCTCCTCCCACTGCAGCAATGAGAGGAGCTGGATTTGTAATAAACatgagctgcagagctcaggcaAGGGCAACAGGATGAGACGGCCTCCAAACCTCTGTGTCAGCTCCttgggtgctgcagggaggcCTTCTCACACCCAGATATCTGCTGCACCCTAG
- the LOC104685166 gene encoding C-type lectin domain family 2 member E-like isoform X2 has product MKTLRFLGHSMEMKPEARVACQVMLAVLFTALFITAITFAVQAFQPHAQPCFQCPFDWIRYRGKCYYFSEVEGNWTSSQDNCSALGASLAILDSMEDLSFVMRYKGISEHWIGLLREDEEQPWQWVNHSLLSQLFQIRGGGLCAYLDDNGLSSSHCSNERSWICNKHELQSSGKGNRMRRPPNLCVSSLGAAGRPSHTQISAAP; this is encoded by the exons ATGAAAACACTAAGATTTTTAG GTCACAGCATGGAGATGAAGCCGGAGGCACGTGTTGCCTGCCAGGTGATGCTGGCAGTGCTTTTCACGGCTCTGTTCATCACAGCCATCACTTTTGCAG TGCAGGCTTTTCAGCCTcatgcccagccctgcttccaGTGTCCCTTCGACTGGATCAGGTACAGAGGAAAATGCTACTATTTTTCGGAGGTTGAGGGGAACTGGACATCCAGCCAGGACAACTGCTCAGCCCTAGGTGCTTCCTTGGCCATTCTGGACAGCATGGAGGACTTG agctTTGTCATGAGATACAAAGGCATCTCAGAGCATTGGATTGGTCTTTTGCgggaggatgaggagcagcCGTGGCAATGGGTGAACCACTCACTTCTATCTCAGCT GTTTCAAATCCGTGGTGGTGGGCTCTGTGCTTACCTGGATGACAATGGGCTCAGCTCCTCCCACTGCAGCAATGAGAGGAGCTGGATTTGTAATAAACatgagctgcagagctcaggcaAGGGCAACAGGATGAGACGGCCTCCAAACCTCTGTGTCAGCTCCttgggtgctgcagggaggcCTTCTCACACCCAGATATCTGCTGCACCCTAG